From one Bradyrhizobium sp. Ash2021 genomic stretch:
- a CDS encoding citrate synthase family protein, translating to MKKSAGLYLSAREASAELAVSPATLYAYVSRGLIRSEPLSDSRSHRYRTEDIRTLKERRVPSPEPRGLRSFDADLPVMDSAIATITEDGPIYRGVNCVDLAEKDTLEHAATLLWDVAGVDPFAADNDPQISEEMRAIADAARRAAPIDRAIAVLALAASADPRAFTRAADGRAMVGARILRLVVATMLNTAPSSQPLHLQIAQAWAPDNKHAADLIRRALVLLADHELNASTFTVRCAASTGLNLYDAVIAGLVALKGPKHGGAGVLASRLVRTLVDNDVAPVIRERVALGERFAGFGHGVYKRGDPRAISMLEALARAGAARKFTREIPERIAEATGEFVNIDYALAVLVHSLRLPAGSELALFAMARTVGWIAHASEQLQHGGLIRPRARYVGPAPGRGMASNDR from the coding sequence ATGAAAAAATCCGCAGGGCTTTACCTCTCCGCCCGCGAGGCCTCGGCCGAACTCGCGGTCTCCCCGGCGACGCTCTACGCCTATGTCAGCCGCGGGCTGATCCGCTCGGAGCCGTTGTCGGATTCGCGCAGCCACCGTTACCGGACCGAGGACATCCGCACGCTGAAGGAGCGGCGCGTGCCGTCGCCGGAACCGCGCGGCCTCAGAAGCTTCGATGCTGATTTGCCGGTGATGGATTCGGCGATTGCGACCATCACCGAGGACGGCCCGATCTACCGCGGCGTCAACTGCGTCGATCTCGCGGAAAAAGACACGCTGGAGCATGCCGCGACGCTGCTGTGGGATGTCGCCGGCGTCGATCCGTTCGCGGCCGATAACGATCCGCAGATTTCCGAGGAGATGCGCGCGATCGCCGACGCCGCGCGCCGCGCCGCGCCGATCGATCGCGCCATCGCCGTGCTGGCGCTCGCGGCCAGCGCCGATCCGCGGGCGTTTACCCGCGCCGCTGACGGGCGCGCCATGGTCGGTGCGCGCATTCTGCGGCTGGTGGTCGCGACCATGCTCAACACCGCGCCGTCGTCGCAGCCGCTCCATCTGCAGATTGCGCAGGCCTGGGCGCCTGACAACAAACATGCCGCCGATCTGATTCGCCGCGCGCTGGTGCTGCTGGCCGATCACGAATTGAACGCCTCGACCTTCACCGTGCGGTGCGCGGCTTCGACCGGACTGAACCTGTATGACGCCGTGATCGCGGGTCTCGTCGCCTTGAAAGGCCCGAAGCATGGCGGCGCCGGCGTGCTGGCCTCGCGGCTGGTCAGGACGCTGGTCGATAACGACGTCGCGCCCGTCATCCGCGAACGGGTTGCGCTCGGTGAACGCTTCGCGGGCTTCGGTCACGGCGTTTACAAGCGTGGCGATCCGCGCGCCATTTCAATGCTGGAAGCGCTGGCGCGCGCCGGCGCCGCGCGAAAATTCACAAGGGAAATCCCGGAGCGGATCGCGGAAGCCACCGGCGAGTTCGTCAACATCGATTATGCGCTGGCGGTGCTGGTGCACAGTTTGCGGCTGCCCGCAGGCAGCGAATTGGCGTTATTTGCCATGGCGCGCACGGTCGGCTGGATCGCGCATGCAAGCGAACAGCTGCAGCACGGCGGGCTGATCCGCCCGCGCGCACGCTATGTCGGCCCGGCGCCGGGGCGAGGGATGGCATCGAACGACAGGTGA
- a CDS encoding citrate synthase/methylcitrate synthase, producing the protein MNIQLSKTPIGLDGVPAAETVLSHVDGERGELIIAGERVGDLARKTGFEGVTARLWSGGTGQPVGEAAVRAALGAARERAFARLPDLLGITRGLSVVDGFRAAIAGLRAENGLPHEATIVGAFPVIAGALVQRARGNDPIAPDATLSHAADTLSMMLGRKPGAREVAALDAYFVTVCDHGMNASTFTTRVIASTQADLFAAVTGGYCALTGPLHGGAPEPVLEMLDAIGSRERIRPWVDSALKRGERLMGFGHRVYRGRDPRADVLKEAIERLAVDGTDLPFAGEVEAYIRAALRQKNPDRPLDTNVEFFTAILLDALKIPRQAFTPIFAVARAAGWTAHAREQQRGGRLIRPSSAYIGAMPDSSRG; encoded by the coding sequence ATGAACATCCAGCTTTCCAAAACCCCGATCGGCCTCGACGGCGTACCGGCCGCCGAAACCGTGCTGAGCCATGTCGATGGCGAGCGCGGCGAACTGATCATTGCCGGCGAGCGCGTCGGCGACCTCGCCCGCAAGACCGGCTTCGAAGGTGTCACAGCAAGGTTATGGAGCGGCGGAACCGGCCAGCCGGTCGGCGAGGCCGCGGTCCGCGCCGCACTGGGGGCCGCCCGCGAACGCGCCTTTGCCCGGTTGCCGGACCTGCTCGGAATTACCCGTGGGCTGTCGGTCGTCGATGGTTTCCGGGCCGCGATCGCAGGGCTGCGCGCCGAAAATGGACTGCCGCATGAGGCCACCATCGTCGGCGCGTTTCCGGTCATCGCCGGCGCGCTGGTCCAGCGCGCCCGCGGCAACGACCCCATCGCACCGGATGCGACGCTCAGCCATGCCGCCGATACGCTGTCGATGATGCTGGGCCGCAAACCCGGTGCACGCGAGGTCGCGGCGCTCGACGCCTATTTCGTCACCGTGTGCGATCACGGCATGAACGCATCGACCTTTACGACGCGCGTCATCGCCTCGACCCAGGCCGATTTGTTCGCAGCCGTCACCGGTGGATATTGTGCGCTGACCGGACCGCTGCATGGCGGCGCGCCGGAGCCGGTGCTGGAAATGCTCGACGCGATCGGCTCACGCGAGCGCATCAGGCCATGGGTCGACAGCGCGCTTAAACGCGGCGAACGGCTGATGGGCTTTGGCCACCGTGTCTATCGCGGGCGCGATCCGCGCGCCGATGTGCTCAAGGAGGCCATCGAGCGGCTTGCGGTCGATGGCACCGACCTGCCGTTCGCCGGCGAAGTCGAAGCCTATATCCGCGCGGCGTTGCGGCAGAAAAACCCGGACCGTCCGCTCGACACCAATGTGGAATTCTTCACCGCGATCCTGCTCGATGCGCTGAAAATCCCGCGGCAGGCGTTCACGCCGATCTTCGCGGTCGCGCGTGCGGCCGGCTGGACCGCACACGCCCGCGAGCAGCAGCGCGGCGGCCGGCTGATCCGGCCGAGTTCGGCCTATATCGGAGCGATGCCGGATTCGTCGCGCGGCTAA
- a CDS encoding J domain-containing protein — protein MAIDSSKFFDSIRIKPNKLSAKQQAQAREESAMCEWAGCPNKGPHRAPKGRENSKEYWHFCLNHVREYNQSYNFFQGMNADAVARYQKDALTGHRPTWKMGANGGKKGKAGAEADLDAAADPFSMFSELNGRGRWRPGPGGAAGEAKPETRKVMNAERKALQVMGLGPDATLEIVKAKYKALVKQHHPDANGGDRSTEDRLIEIIKAYNYLKTVVRGAS, from the coding sequence ATGGCGATTGATTCATCCAAATTCTTCGACTCCATTCGCATCAAGCCCAACAAGCTGAGCGCGAAGCAGCAGGCGCAGGCGCGGGAAGAATCCGCGATGTGCGAGTGGGCGGGTTGCCCGAACAAGGGGCCGCACCGGGCGCCGAAGGGCCGTGAGAACTCGAAAGAGTACTGGCACTTTTGTCTCAACCACGTCCGCGAATACAACCAGTCCTACAATTTTTTCCAGGGCATGAATGCCGACGCCGTCGCGCGCTACCAGAAGGATGCGCTGACCGGCCATCGTCCGACCTGGAAGATGGGCGCCAACGGCGGCAAGAAAGGCAAGGCAGGCGCCGAGGCCGATCTGGACGCGGCCGCCGATCCATTCAGCATGTTCAGCGAACTCAACGGCCGTGGCCGCTGGCGGCCGGGCCCGGGCGGCGCGGCCGGCGAGGCCAAGCCTGAGACCCGGAAGGTGATGAACGCCGAGCGCAAGGCGCTGCAGGTGATGGGGCTCGGCCCCGACGCGACGCTGGAAATCGTCAAGGCAAAATACAAGGCGCTGGTGAAGCAGCACCACCCCGACGCCAATGGCGGCGACCGCTCCACCGAGGATCGCCTGATCGAGATCATCAAGGCGTATAATTATCTCAAGACCGTGGTGCGCGGCGCGAGCTAG
- a CDS encoding BolA family protein, giving the protein MSTRDAIINKLREAFTPESLDVADESHLHEGHAGHRPGGETHFRVYIVSPAFEGKSRIERHRMINATLSAELEGSVHALAIKAEASGENAG; this is encoded by the coding sequence ATGAGCACCAGGGACGCTATCATAAACAAGTTGCGTGAAGCTTTCACGCCGGAAAGCCTCGACGTCGCGGACGAATCACATCTGCATGAGGGCCATGCCGGCCACCGGCCGGGCGGCGAGACGCATTTCAGGGTCTATATTGTGTCGCCCGCCTTCGAAGGGAAGAGCCGGATCGAACGCCACCGCATGATTAACGCGACGCTTTCGGCGGAACTTGAGGGCTCGGTGCACGCGCTGGCGATCAAGGCGGAGGCGTCGGGGGAAAACGCCGGCTGA
- a CDS encoding HlyC/CorC family transporter, with the protein MNNLDWIALSIVVACLFVSAFFAASETALTGASRASMLRLSKQGNREAGVVSSLIAMRERLIGALLLGNNIANIGASALATGIFTAWFGEVGVLYATGLMTALVVIFAEVLPKTIAINAPDRVSLLVARPMRLMLYLLGPLLAVVEAIVRLLMRMLGVKIGHNQPLLSPTERLRGAVDLLHHEGNVEKQDRDMFGGLLDLRELQVSDVMVHRTEMVMINADLPPEDLVREVLATEYTRIPLWRDKPENIIGVLHAKDLLRAIRASEGDTAKIDVSTIALPPWFVPEMRSVSEQLKAFRRRKTHFALVVDEYGEVEGMVTLEDILEEIVGDISDEHDVVVAGVRAQPDGSVVVDGSVPIRDLNRAMDWHLPDEEATTIAGLVIHEARSIPERGQSFTFHGFRFRVLRRERNRITALRIVAVPREAETEEKKPKRAGTAF; encoded by the coding sequence ATGAATAACTTGGATTGGATCGCGCTCTCCATCGTCGTCGCCTGTCTCTTCGTCTCCGCGTTCTTCGCGGCGAGCGAGACCGCGCTGACCGGCGCCTCGCGCGCCAGCATGCTGCGGCTGTCGAAGCAGGGCAACCGCGAGGCCGGCGTGGTTTCCAGCCTCATCGCCATGCGCGAGCGCTTGATCGGAGCGCTCTTGCTCGGCAACAACATCGCCAATATCGGCGCCTCGGCGCTCGCGACCGGCATATTCACCGCCTGGTTCGGCGAGGTTGGCGTGCTCTATGCCACCGGCCTCATGACGGCGCTGGTCGTGATCTTTGCTGAGGTGCTGCCGAAGACCATCGCCATCAATGCGCCGGACCGGGTGTCGCTTCTGGTCGCCCGCCCGATGCGGCTGATGTTGTATCTGCTGGGCCCGCTGCTTGCCGTTGTCGAAGCGATCGTCCGACTGCTGATGCGGATGCTCGGCGTCAAGATCGGCCACAATCAGCCGCTGCTGTCGCCGACCGAGCGGCTGCGCGGTGCGGTCGATCTTCTGCATCACGAAGGCAACGTCGAAAAGCAGGACCGCGACATGTTCGGCGGCCTGTTGGACCTGCGCGAGCTGCAGGTGTCCGACGTGATGGTCCATCGCACCGAGATGGTGATGATCAATGCCGACCTGCCGCCGGAAGACCTGGTGCGCGAGGTGCTGGCGACCGAATATACCCGCATTCCCTTGTGGCGCGACAAGCCGGAAAACATCATCGGCGTGCTGCACGCCAAGGACCTGTTGCGGGCGATCCGGGCCTCCGAAGGCGACACCGCCAAGATCGACGTCTCGACCATCGCGCTGCCGCCATGGTTCGTGCCGGAGATGCGGTCGGTGTCCGAACAGCTGAAGGCGTTCCGCCGCCGCAAGACCCACTTCGCGCTCGTCGTCGACGAGTATGGCGAGGTCGAAGGCATGGTGACGCTGGAGGATATTCTGGAAGAGATCGTCGGCGATATCTCCGACGAGCACGACGTGGTGGTGGCCGGCGTCCGCGCCCAGCCCGACGGCTCGGTCGTGGTCGATGGTTCGGTGCCGATCCGCGATCTCAACCGCGCGATGGATTGGCATCTGCCCGACGAGGAAGCGACCACCATCGCGGGGCTGGTGATTCACGAGGCGCGTTCGATCCCTGAGCGCGGCCAGAGTTTCACCTTCCATGGTTTCCGCTTCCGCGTGCTTCGCCGCGAGCGCAACCGCATCACCGCGCTGCGGATCGTGGCGGTGCCGCGCGAGGCCGAAACCGAAGAGAAAAAGCCGAAGCGGGCGGGGACGGCGTTCTGA
- the aroB gene encoding 3-dehydroquinate synthase encodes MTAPLKHSKPITVDVALGDRAYDIIIGRDVLQTLGGRVAALRPGVRTAVVTDRTVAKHWLEQTESSLAAAGIATSHVIVEEGEGSKTYAGLEKVSEALIAARIERNDLVIALGGGVVGDLAGFAAAILRRGVDFVQVPTSLLAQVDSSVGGKTGINSPQGKNLLGAFHQPVLVIADTSVLDTLSPRQFRAGYAEVAKYGVLGDEAFFTWLEANAAEIFSGSAAREHAIATSCRAKAAIVSRDERETGERALLNLGHTFGHALEAATGFSDRLFHGEGVSVGMVLAAEFSAQLGMISLADAARVERHLASVGLPTHLQDIAGFAQEGLADADALMTLMAQDKKVKRGKLTFILLEAVGRAVIANDVEPALVRDFLQRKLAKT; translated from the coding sequence ATGACTGCGCCACTGAAGCATTCGAAACCGATCACCGTCGACGTCGCGCTCGGCGACCGCGCCTATGACATCATCATCGGCCGTGATGTGCTGCAGACGCTGGGCGGACGCGTCGCGGCGTTGCGGCCGGGGGTGCGGACCGCTGTTGTGACCGACCGCACCGTCGCAAAGCATTGGCTGGAGCAAACCGAAAGCTCGCTGGCGGCGGCCGGCATCGCCACCTCGCATGTCATCGTCGAGGAAGGCGAGGGCTCGAAGACCTATGCCGGACTGGAGAAGGTCTCGGAAGCGCTGATCGCGGCCAGGATCGAGCGCAACGATCTGGTGATCGCGCTCGGCGGCGGCGTGGTCGGCGATCTCGCAGGCTTTGCCGCGGCGATCCTGCGCCGCGGCGTCGATTTCGTGCAGGTGCCGACCTCATTGCTGGCGCAGGTCGATTCGTCCGTCGGCGGCAAGACCGGGATCAATTCGCCGCAGGGAAAAAACCTGCTCGGCGCGTTTCATCAGCCGGTTCTCGTGATCGCCGACACTTCGGTGCTCGACACCCTGTCGCCGCGCCAGTTCCGCGCCGGCTACGCCGAAGTCGCCAAATATGGCGTGCTCGGCGACGAGGCGTTCTTCACCTGGCTGGAAGCCAATGCCGCCGAGATCTTTTCGGGAAGTGCCGCGCGCGAGCACGCGATCGCAACCTCCTGCCGCGCCAAGGCCGCGATCGTATCGCGCGACGAGCGCGAGACCGGCGAGCGGGCGCTGCTCAATCTCGGTCATACCTTCGGCCACGCGCTGGAGGCGGCGACCGGTTTTTCCGATCGGCTGTTCCACGGCGAAGGCGTGTCGGTCGGCATGGTGCTGGCGGCGGAATTTTCCGCGCAGCTCGGCATGATCTCGCTGGCCGACGCCGCCCGGGTCGAACGCCACCTTGCTTCGGTGGGCCTGCCGACCCATCTGCAGGATATCGCCGGCTTTGCCCAGGAGGGTCTCGCCGATGCCGACGCGCTGATGACGCTGATGGCGCAGGACAAGAAGGTCAAGCGCGGCAAGCTGACCTTCATCCTGCTGGAGGCCGTGGGCCGCGCGGTGATTGCCAACGACGTCGAGCCCGCGCTGGTCCGCGATTTTCTTCAACGCAAGCTGGCGAAGACCTGA
- a CDS encoding shikimate kinase, whose product MPETATPAPANAPQDAAITAALGRRSIVLVGMMGAGKSTIGRRLAGRLRLPFLDADIEIEAAAGMSIPDIFETHGEPHFRDGEARVIARLLDNGPAVLATGGGAFMREETRNRIRDKAVSIWLKADADIIMRRVKRRADRPLLQTEDPAATVSRLLEQREPVYQNADLTIWSRDVPHERIVDECIEALRARLCGDATPPTQQTTDGMSVT is encoded by the coding sequence ATGCCCGAGACAGCCACACCGGCACCCGCCAACGCACCCCAGGACGCCGCAATCACGGCGGCCCTCGGAAGGCGTTCGATCGTGCTGGTCGGCATGATGGGCGCCGGCAAATCCACCATCGGACGCCGGCTTGCCGGACGGCTGCGGCTGCCGTTCCTCGATGCCGATATCGAGATCGAGGCGGCGGCCGGGATGTCGATCCCCGATATTTTCGAAACCCATGGCGAGCCGCATTTCCGGGACGGCGAGGCGCGGGTGATCGCGCGACTGCTCGACAACGGCCCGGCCGTGCTGGCCACCGGCGGCGGCGCCTTCATGCGCGAGGAAACCCGCAACCGCATCCGCGACAAGGCGGTCTCGATCTGGCTCAAGGCCGATGCCGACATCATCATGCGCCGGGTCAAGCGTCGCGCCGACCGGCCGCTGTTGCAGACCGAGGATCCGGCTGCGACCGTTAGCCGTCTGCTCGAACAGCGCGAGCCGGTCTATCAGAACGCCGATCTGACGATCTGGTCGCGCGATGTGCCGCACGAACGAATTGTTGATGAATGTATCGAGGCCCTGCGCGCCCGGCTGTGCGGCGACGCGACGCCGCCGACCCAGCAAACAACCGACGGAATGAGCGTCACGTGA
- a CDS encoding histidine kinase encodes MPSLFRFLTVVAVIAGIIYGIIFALANFVNPKPREITVTIPADKFLKK; translated from the coding sequence ATGCCCAGCCTGTTCCGCTTCCTGACGGTCGTGGCCGTGATCGCCGGAATCATCTACGGCATCATTTTCGCGCTGGCGAATTTTGTGAACCCGAAGCCCCGGGAAATCACCGTCACCATCCCCGCAGATAAGTTCCTCAAGAAATAG
- the xerD gene encoding site-specific tyrosine recombinase XerD: MRSKPPDAELTSLFLDMLAAEQGAGANTLDAYRRDLTDFSEFLMHAGQSFAGAETQTLRDYLADLDSRGFKSSSVARRLSAMRHLFRFLLNERIRSDDPAAILSGPKRGRGLPKVLSISDVDRMLTRAQELTRTDVSPAQRLRALRLYCLLEVLYATGLRVSELVSLPLSAARRDARMIVVRGKGNKERLVPLNEASRQAMADYLAAMEVMKPEKKKNAAASKWLFPSFGESGHLTRQHFARDLKELAAASGLAPRLVSPHVLRHAFASHLLHNGADLRIVQTLLGHTDISTTQIYTHVVEERLKSLVRDLHPLAEK; encoded by the coding sequence ATGCGTTCCAAGCCCCCAGATGCCGAACTGACCAGCCTGTTCCTCGACATGCTCGCGGCCGAACAGGGCGCGGGCGCCAATACGCTCGACGCCTACCGCCGCGACCTCACCGATTTCTCCGAGTTCCTCATGCACGCCGGCCAAAGCTTTGCCGGCGCAGAGACCCAAACGCTGCGGGACTACCTCGCCGATCTCGATTCGCGCGGCTTCAAATCCTCCAGCGTGGCCCGCCGGCTGTCGGCGATGCGGCATTTGTTCCGCTTCCTGCTGAACGAACGGATTCGCAGCGACGATCCGGCGGCGATCCTGTCGGGTCCGAAACGCGGTCGCGGCCTGCCAAAGGTGCTGTCGATCTCGGACGTCGACCGCATGCTGACGCGCGCCCAGGAATTGACGCGCACGGACGTTTCGCCTGCGCAGCGGCTGCGCGCGCTGCGGCTGTATTGCCTGCTGGAAGTGCTCTACGCCACCGGCCTGCGGGTCTCCGAGCTGGTCTCGCTGCCGCTATCGGCCGCGCGCCGCGACGCCCGCATGATCGTGGTGCGCGGCAAGGGAAACAAGGAACGGCTGGTGCCGCTCAATGAAGCCTCGCGCCAGGCGATGGCCGACTATCTGGCCGCAATGGAAGTGATGAAGCCGGAGAAGAAGAAAAACGCCGCCGCATCGAAATGGCTGTTCCCCTCGTTCGGCGAGAGCGGGCATTTGACGCGGCAGCATTTTGCGCGCGACCTCAAGGAGCTCGCCGCCGCCTCCGGCCTGGCGCCGCGGCTGGTCAGCCCGCATGTGCTGCGGCACGCCTTTGCCAGCCACCTCCTGCATAACGGCGCCGACCTGCGCATCGTGCAGACGCTGCTCGGCCACACCGATATCTCGACCACGCAGATCTACACCCATGTGGTCGAGGAGCGGCTGAAAAGCCTGGTGCGCGACCTGCATCCGCTGGCGGAGAAGTAG
- a CDS encoding acetyl-CoA carboxylase carboxyltransferase subunit alpha, translating into MPDQMRSYLDFEKPVAELEAKVDELRALAATGSDIGDEISRIEDKASQALSDLYANLTPWQKTLVARHPQRPHFTDFVTALIPEFTPMAGDRKYGEDEALMGGFGRFRGESICVIGQEKGATTESRIKHNFGMARPEGYRKAVRLMEMADRFGIPVLSIVDSAGAYPGIGAEERGQAEAIARSTDACLSLGVPNIAIITGEGMSGGAIAITTANRVLMFEHAIYSVISPEAASSILWRDGTKAQEAATSMKITAQDMLRFGVIDQILKEPAGGAHRDSKAMIAATGDAIAQALNDLRNLDGDGIRRQRRQKFLDIGRKLG; encoded by the coding sequence ATGCCGGATCAGATGCGCAGCTACCTCGACTTCGAAAAACCCGTCGCCGAACTCGAGGCCAAGGTCGACGAGTTGCGCGCGCTTGCCGCGACCGGCAGCGACATCGGCGATGAGATTTCGCGGATCGAGGACAAGGCGTCGCAAGCGCTGAGCGACCTCTACGCCAACCTCACGCCGTGGCAGAAGACGCTGGTGGCGCGCCATCCGCAGCGTCCGCACTTCACCGATTTCGTCACCGCGCTGATCCCGGAATTCACACCGATGGCGGGCGACCGCAAGTACGGCGAGGACGAGGCGCTGATGGGCGGCTTCGGCCGCTTCCGCGGCGAGAGCATCTGCGTGATCGGCCAGGAAAAGGGCGCCACCACCGAAAGCCGGATCAAGCACAATTTCGGCATGGCCCGCCCCGAAGGCTACCGCAAGGCGGTCCGGCTGATGGAGATGGCGGACCGTTTCGGTATCCCCGTGCTGTCGATTGTCGATTCGGCCGGCGCCTATCCCGGCATCGGCGCCGAGGAACGCGGCCAGGCGGAAGCGATTGCCCGCTCCACCGACGCCTGCCTGTCGCTGGGCGTGCCCAATATCGCAATCATCACTGGCGAGGGCATGTCGGGCGGAGCGATCGCGATCACCACGGCAAACCGCGTGCTGATGTTCGAGCACGCGATCTACAGCGTGATCTCGCCGGAGGCGGCATCCTCGATCCTGTGGCGGGACGGCACCAAGGCCCAGGAAGCCGCCACCAGCATGAAGATCACCGCGCAGGACATGCTGCGCTTCGGAGTGATCGACCAGATCCTGAAAGAGCCCGCCGGCGGCGCCCATCGCGACTCCAAGGCCATGATCGCGGCTACCGGCGACGCCATTGCGCAAGCGCTCAACGATTTACGCAATCTCGATGGCGATGGCATCCGACGGCAGCGGCGGCAGAAATTCCTCGATATCGGCCGGAAGCTCGGCTGA
- a CDS encoding acyltransferase family protein: MERAATVLKATDKPANRDAFRLDINALRAVSVAAVVGYHCQIPGFAGGFVGVDIFLVITGYLMTGKVLNDLALGRFSFITFLLMRLRRIYPALAVMIASTIVVGWFVTLPNEYLKHLLQALSALIFQSNFAFNSDNGYFAMAAQTKPLLHTWSLSLEGQFYFWMPVVVPLVWRLASRSKVSAVMTTFQVAAALSLAWCLWESQNDATGSSFFALPARAWEPLAGGLVAIAELQRRSESPAKKFAKNLAKASWLETPMIAVMIAVLGWTLVAGCILSPFPESRWPGVLTIPPILGAAMIVAARQGAGAGSLLAISSIQRIGDWSYSIYLWHWPIWVFALSWLSLRGYGVGATQKTLMVLASLGLGAISYRFVEQPVRLRRDFWTPRRLLASSGAAFALSIGFVALAFLNRGFPNRLPEYMLSAELARRTSTPRDECFRDSNSTKKATETYCSFGSAEVAGRPSAILWGDSYANQYLEPISAAALASGIHGLIATQNGCRAFLDDPAGNSGDQPSCRKFNRSTLDFALGRTGPSIVVLASNWADGLEVSALVEKLLASGKTVILIMPLLHFGFDLPQRWIENQVRAGRTIDEWRVKADPVLTMSSLRDAMVQIVQKHRDDPRLVTVDPSSVVCEQGYCYLVRNGQANFRDTAHISNLNAMQFRGVFDAAFRSALRAGPDAGKKAD, encoded by the coding sequence ATGGAGAGAGCCGCAACTGTGTTGAAGGCGACAGACAAGCCCGCGAATCGAGACGCCTTCCGTCTCGACATCAACGCGCTGCGCGCGGTTTCGGTGGCTGCGGTCGTTGGCTACCACTGCCAGATACCGGGGTTCGCCGGGGGCTTTGTCGGCGTCGATATCTTCCTGGTGATCACCGGCTACCTGATGACGGGCAAGGTGCTGAACGACCTGGCGCTGGGCCGGTTTTCGTTCATTACGTTCCTTCTGATGCGGCTGCGCCGGATCTATCCGGCGCTGGCGGTGATGATCGCTTCGACCATCGTCGTCGGCTGGTTCGTGACCTTGCCGAACGAATATTTGAAGCACCTGCTGCAGGCGTTGTCGGCGCTGATATTCCAGTCGAATTTCGCCTTCAACAGCGACAACGGCTATTTCGCGATGGCGGCCCAGACCAAGCCGCTGTTGCATACCTGGTCGCTTTCGCTGGAGGGGCAGTTCTATTTCTGGATGCCTGTGGTCGTACCGCTGGTCTGGCGCCTGGCTTCCAGGTCCAAGGTCAGCGCGGTGATGACAACGTTTCAGGTCGCAGCGGCCCTGTCGCTGGCGTGGTGTTTGTGGGAGAGCCAGAACGACGCCACGGGCTCGTCCTTTTTCGCCTTGCCGGCCAGAGCCTGGGAACCGTTGGCCGGCGGATTGGTCGCCATCGCAGAGTTGCAGCGCCGATCCGAAAGTCCTGCCAAGAAATTTGCCAAGAATCTTGCCAAAGCCTCGTGGTTGGAAACGCCGATGATCGCTGTGATGATCGCTGTCCTGGGCTGGACGCTGGTCGCGGGCTGCATCCTCTCCCCTTTCCCGGAATCGCGATGGCCGGGCGTGCTCACCATCCCGCCGATCCTGGGCGCGGCAATGATCGTCGCGGCGCGACAGGGTGCCGGCGCGGGCAGCTTGCTGGCGATCTCATCGATCCAGCGCATCGGCGACTGGTCCTACTCGATCTACCTATGGCACTGGCCGATCTGGGTCTTCGCGCTGAGCTGGCTGTCCCTGCGCGGTTATGGCGTCGGCGCCACGCAAAAGACATTGATGGTGCTGGCGTCGCTTGGGCTCGGCGCAATCTCCTATCGCTTCGTCGAGCAACCGGTCCGATTGCGGCGGGATTTCTGGACGCCGCGCAGGCTGCTGGCGAGTTCCGGCGCTGCGTTCGCGCTGTCCATCGGGTTCGTGGCGTTGGCGTTCCTGAACCGCGGTTTCCCAAACAGGCTGCCGGAGTACATGTTGTCGGCCGAACTGGCGCGACGGACCAGCACGCCACGGGACGAGTGTTTCAGGGATTCGAATTCCACCAAAAAGGCGACCGAGACCTATTGCAGTTTCGGCAGCGCGGAGGTCGCGGGGAGGCCTTCCGCAATCCTGTGGGGGGATTCATATGCCAACCAGTACCTCGAGCCGATTTCTGCAGCAGCGCTCGCCAGCGGAATCCATGGACTGATCGCGACGCAGAACGGATGCAGGGCTTTCCTGGACGATCCTGCAGGGAATTCGGGGGATCAGCCCTCGTGCCGGAAATTCAACCGCAGCACGCTGGATTTCGCGCTGGGCCGGACCGGGCCGAGCATCGTCGTGCTGGCAAGTAACTGGGCCGATGGGCTCGAGGTCTCGGCCCTGGTTGAAAAACTGCTTGCCTCGGGCAAGACCGTCATCCTGATCATGCCGCTGCTGCACTTCGGCTTCGACCTTCCGCAGCGGTGGATTGAAAATCAGGTCCGGGCCGGCAGGACGATCGATGAATGGAGGGTCAAGGCCGATCCCGTCCTGACGATGAGTTCGCTCAGGGACGCGATGGTGCAAATTGTGCAAAAGCACAGGGACGATCCGCGGCTGGTTACGGTGGATCCGTCGTCCGTGGTCTGCGAGCAAGGGTACTGCTATCTGGTCAGGAACGGGCAGGCCAATTTTCGCGATACCGCCCACATTTCCAACCTCAATGCGATGCAGTTCCGGGGCGTGTTTGACGCCGCGTTCAGGTCAGCCCTCCGCGCTGGACCTGACGCCGGGAAAAAAGCCGACTGA